In Pseudophryne corroboree isolate aPseCor3 chromosome 7, aPseCor3.hap2, whole genome shotgun sequence, a single window of DNA contains:
- the LOC134943693 gene encoding protein kinase C delta type-like isoform X2, protein MEKSSIAAHADEEEHKIFSKRMDKKRKLPSSWEQEERETGDVERRSEGRCGEKGSRAEVEDGGRSKKRRKSKTSAACAQDRAGISNTQPSCLRDDVSLTIRRLSFYHQIGRGSFGKVLLAADARGGPDLAVKIISKRDLLMEGREQALVESRVLELAAGSDFLIHAHFALQTKEHVLLGMEHASGGDFHQLHRRKGRLNIATARFYAAEIVCGVQFLHSQGIIHRYL, encoded by the exons ATGGAGAAGAGTAGCATCGCCGCTCACGCTGATGAGGAGGAGCACAAGATATTCAGCAAAAGGATGGATAAGAAGAGAAAGTTACCATCTAGCTGGGAGCAGGAGGAGAGGGAGACAGGAGACGTGGAGAGAAGGAGTGAGGGGCGATGTGGAGAGAAAGGAAGCAGGGCAGAGGTGGAGGACGGAGGGAGAAGTAAGAAGCGCAGAAAGAGCAAGACCAGTGCTGCATGTGCTCAGGATAGAGCAG GAATCAGCAACACTCAGCCAAGCTGCCTCAGAGATGATGTCTCGCTCACCATCCGGAGACTATCATTCTACCATCAGATAGGCCGGGGCAGCTTTGGAAAG GTCCTACTGGCCGCAGACGCCCGTGGTGGGCCGGATTTGGCTGTGAAAATCATTAGTAAAAGAGATCTGCTAATGGAGGGCCGGGAGCAAGCGTTGGTGGAGAGCAGAGTGCTAGAACTTGCAGCTGGCAGCGACTTCCTCATCCATGCCCACTTTGCACTGCAGACCAAG GAGCATGTGCTATTGGGCATGGAACACGCAAGTGGGGGAGATTTCCACCAACTCCACCGGAGGAAAGGCCGCCTTAACATCGCCACTGCAAGGTTCTATGCTGCCGAGATCGTATGTGGGGTGCAATTCCTCCACTCTCAGGGCATAATCCATAG